The following are encoded in a window of Oncorhynchus kisutch isolate 150728-3 unplaced genomic scaffold, Okis_V2 scaffold2138, whole genome shotgun sequence genomic DNA:
- the LOC116369295 gene encoding L-rhamnose-binding lectin CSL3 isoform X1, whose translation MCILRLTVVTLLATACCTLTDGAISITCEGSDALLQCDGGKIHIKRANYGRRQHDVCSIGRPDNQLTDTNCLSQSSTSKMAERCGGKSECIVPASNFVFGDPCVGTYKYLDTKYSCVQQQETISSIICEGSDSQLLCDRGEIRIQRANYGRRQHDVCSIGRPHQQLKNTNCLSQSTTSKMAERCDGKRQCIVKVSNSVFGDPCVGTYKYLDVAYTCD comes from the exons ATGTGCATTTTGAGACTGACGGTGGTCACAT TGCTGGCTACAGCTTGCTGCACACTAACAGAtggag CAATCAGCATCACGTGTGAAGGCTCTGATGCTTTACTGCAATGTG aTGGAGGTAAGATCCATATCAAGCGTGCGAACTACGGTCGTCGTCAACACGATGTTTGTTCTATTGGGCGCCCTGATAACCAACTCACCGACACCAACTGCCTCAGCCAATCCTCCACCAGCAAGATGGCAGAAAG ATGCGGTGGGAAGAGCGAGTGTATTGTCCCTGCATCCAATTTCGTTTTTGGAGACCCCTGTGTCGGGACTTATAAGTACCTGGACACCAAATACTCCTGTGTCCAACAGCAAGAAACAA TAAGCAGCATCATATGTGAAGGCTCTGATTCTCAACTACTATGTG ATCGAGGTGAGATCCGTATTCAGCGTGCCAACTATGGTCGTCGTCAACACGATGTGTGTTCCATTGGGCGCCCACATCAACAACTCAAAAACACCAACTGCCTCAGCCAATCCACCACCAGCAAAATGGCAGAAAG GTGTGATGGAAAGCGCCAGTGTATCGTCAAGGTATCCAACTCTGTGTTCGGTGACCCCTGTGTCGGAACCTATAAGTACTTGGATGTGGCTTACACCTGTGACTGA
- the LOC116369295 gene encoding L-rhamnose-binding lectin CSL3 isoform X2 → MCILRLTVVTSISITCEGSDALLQCDGGKIHIKRANYGRRQHDVCSIGRPDNQLTDTNCLSQSSTSKMAERCGGKSECIVPASNFVFGDPCVGTYKYLDTKYSCVQQQETISSIICEGSDSQLLCDRGEIRIQRANYGRRQHDVCSIGRPHQQLKNTNCLSQSTTSKMAERCDGKRQCIVKVSNSVFGDPCVGTYKYLDVAYTCD, encoded by the exons ATGTGCATTTTGAGACTGACGGTGGTCACAT CAATCAGCATCACGTGTGAAGGCTCTGATGCTTTACTGCAATGTG aTGGAGGTAAGATCCATATCAAGCGTGCGAACTACGGTCGTCGTCAACACGATGTTTGTTCTATTGGGCGCCCTGATAACCAACTCACCGACACCAACTGCCTCAGCCAATCCTCCACCAGCAAGATGGCAGAAAG ATGCGGTGGGAAGAGCGAGTGTATTGTCCCTGCATCCAATTTCGTTTTTGGAGACCCCTGTGTCGGGACTTATAAGTACCTGGACACCAAATACTCCTGTGTCCAACAGCAAGAAACAA TAAGCAGCATCATATGTGAAGGCTCTGATTCTCAACTACTATGTG ATCGAGGTGAGATCCGTATTCAGCGTGCCAACTATGGTCGTCGTCAACACGATGTGTGTTCCATTGGGCGCCCACATCAACAACTCAAAAACACCAACTGCCTCAGCCAATCCACCACCAGCAAAATGGCAGAAAG GTGTGATGGAAAGCGCCAGTGTATCGTCAAGGTATCCAACTCTGTGTTCGGTGACCCCTGTGTCGGAACCTATAAGTACTTGGATGTGGCTTACACCTGTGACTGA